From Lytechinus pictus isolate F3 Inbred chromosome 6, Lp3.0, whole genome shotgun sequence, the proteins below share one genomic window:
- the LOC129267861 gene encoding uncharacterized protein LOC129267861: MRLLLGAEHKFLQNFECQIDKKCRRNCCCFEFNFTSPVKYTFPVLLVEAAAAKDDANLHDVASGVLRGLQSLFKEGNDSLFLIRDVTDTAEDMEKEGDASDSPKLIIQGDPFDSAKSQWMVMVESRVIGHSSSTTEGFLCGVAYLFATYYNLNLEYPSTAAATLEFIQRCLLGISPDGSKCHASKSHCNAKVVSFVRRFADFQWL; the protein is encoded by the exons ATGCGCCTCTTACTCGGCGCGGAGCATAAATTCTTGCAAAATTTCGAGTGTCAGATCGATAAGAAGTGCCGTCGGAACTGCTGTTGTTTTGAATTCAACTTTACGTCTCCGGTCAAGTACACATTCCCTG TACTTCTCGTGGAAGCTGCGGCTGCAAAAGATGATGCAAACCTGCATGATGTAGCATCTGGTGTGCTGAGAGGGTTGCAGAGCCTGTTTAAAGAAGGGAATGACTCCCTTTTCCTCATCCGTGAT GTTACAGATACTGCTGAGGACatggagaaagagggagatgcATCTGATTCACCCAAACTCATAATCCAAG gAGATCCATTTGACTCGGCCAAGTCCCAGTGGATGGTCATGGTTGAAAGCAGAGTTATTGGCCATTCATCATCAACAACTGAAGGCTTTCTTTGTGGGGTGGCATACCTTTTTGCCACCTATTACAACCTCAATTTGGAATATCCAAGCACGGCTGCAGCAACACTGGAGTTCATTCAGAG ATGTCTCCTCGGAATAAGCCCTGATGGGTCGAAGTGCCATGCGTCGAAGAGTCACTGCAACGCGAAAGTAGTGTCATTTGTGCGTCGGTTTGCTGATTTCCAGTGGCTTTAA